The following proteins come from a genomic window of Sulfurihydrogenibium sp.:
- the rlmB gene encoding 23S rRNA (guanosine(2251)-2'-O)-methyltransferase RlmB, whose protein sequence is MEKENHWVIWGRNPVIEALKAGRSLEKILIAHDSHPPRELLELANEKKVKVQKVSRQKIEELANTKKTQGVVALVSPIKYYDENEIIDKTIKEKGIMLILDHITDPQNVGSILRTAEIFGVSGVIIPKERSSPINEVVVKASTGAVFHLPIAKVGSLRNVIEKFKKKGGWVVAVEKGGRNIAEIDFPYPIALVVGSEGKGVSKSILEEADIIATIPMVGKITSLNVSNATSIALWELFKRRIKDGKNS, encoded by the coding sequence TTGGAGAAAGAAAACCACTGGGTAATTTGGGGAAGAAATCCAGTAATAGAAGCACTTAAAGCCGGAAGAAGTCTTGAAAAAATTCTTATTGCCCACGATTCACATCCGCCAAGAGAGTTGTTAGAGCTTGCAAATGAGAAGAAAGTAAAGGTACAAAAAGTATCAAGACAAAAGATTGAAGAGCTCGCAAACACTAAGAAAACACAAGGTGTTGTTGCGCTTGTAAGTCCAATAAAATATTACGATGAAAATGAAATTATAGATAAAACAATAAAAGAAAAAGGCATTATGCTAATCTTAGACCATATTACAGACCCTCAAAACGTAGGAAGCATTTTAAGAACAGCAGAAATTTTTGGAGTAAGTGGAGTTATAATCCCTAAGGAACGGTCAAGCCCTATAAATGAAGTAGTAGTAAAAGCATCCACAGGGGCAGTTTTTCATCTTCCGATTGCAAAAGTTGGAAGTTTAAGAAATGTTATTGAAAAATTTAAAAAGAAAGGTGGTTGGGTTGTTGCTGTTGAAAAAGGTGGAAGAAATATAGCTGAGATAGACTTTCCATATCCGATTGCGTTAGTAGTTGGCTCGGAAGGAAAAGGAGTTTCAAAATCTATATTAGAAGAAGCGGATATTATTGCAACTATTCCAATGGTTGGTAAAATAACATCTCTAAACGTTTCAAATGCAACGTCAATAGCATTATGGGAATTATTTAAAAGGAGAATAAAAGATGGAAAAAACAGTTAA
- the trmFO gene encoding FADH(2)-oxidizing methylenetetrahydrofolate--tRNA-(uracil(54)-C(5))-methyltransferase TrmFO gives MKVAVIGAGLAGSEAAYKIAQAGYKVDLYEMRPEKQTPAHKTPYFAEIVCSNSFGSESLTSGAGLLKKEMEILGSIILDVAKEFKVPAGQALAVDREKFSKKLTEILENHPNINVIRQEVKTLPDADIIVIATGPLTSEEFSKEIQKITGSEYLYFYDAIAPVVDASTVDFSKGFWADRYGKGTGDYFNCVLSKQEYEIFYQELLKGEQVPLKDFERAVYFEGCLPIEEIARRGKETLLYGPMKPVGLIDPKTGKRPYAVVQLRKENIEGTLLSLVGFQTKLKYPEQKRIFSLIPALKNAEFVKLGSIHRNTFIQSQKLLKPTLQLREKPNILFAGQITGVEGYMASAATGIIAGINVVRILEGKEPLAPPKTTMIGGLINYITTAKNELQPMGPNYALLPELEEKIKGKEERKLKKAEIALKDIKEWAKEIESAVFI, from the coding sequence ATGAAAGTGGCAGTTATAGGTGCAGGATTAGCCGGTTCGGAAGCAGCATATAAAATAGCCCAAGCAGGATATAAAGTAGACCTTTATGAAATGCGTCCGGAAAAACAAACTCCAGCACATAAAACCCCCTACTTTGCTGAAATCGTATGTAGCAACTCTTTTGGTAGTGAATCTTTAACATCCGGAGCAGGTTTATTAAAAAAAGAGATGGAAATTTTAGGCTCCATTATTTTAGATGTTGCAAAAGAATTTAAAGTTCCCGCCGGTCAAGCACTTGCAGTAGATAGAGAAAAATTCTCTAAAAAATTGACAGAAATTTTAGAAAACCATCCAAACATAAATGTAATCAGACAGGAAGTTAAAACCTTGCCGGATGCAGATATAATCGTAATTGCAACCGGACCCCTTACATCAGAAGAGTTTTCCAAGGAAATTCAAAAAATTACAGGAAGTGAGTATTTATACTTCTATGATGCAATAGCTCCTGTGGTTGATGCCTCAACGGTTGATTTTTCAAAAGGATTTTGGGCTGATAGATACGGAAAAGGAACGGGGGATTATTTTAACTGTGTATTATCAAAGCAAGAGTATGAAATTTTTTATCAAGAGCTTTTGAAAGGTGAACAAGTACCGTTAAAAGATTTTGAAAGGGCTGTATATTTTGAGGGTTGTCTTCCAATAGAGGAAATAGCACGAAGAGGAAAAGAAACTCTTTTATATGGTCCAATGAAGCCTGTTGGACTGATAGACCCAAAAACAGGTAAAAGGCCTTATGCAGTAGTTCAACTAAGAAAGGAAAACATAGAAGGAACTCTCCTTTCTTTGGTAGGTTTTCAAACAAAGCTAAAATATCCAGAGCAAAAGAGAATTTTTAGCTTAATACCTGCATTAAAAAATGCTGAATTTGTTAAACTTGGTTCTATTCACAGAAATACATTTATCCAATCTCAAAAGTTGTTAAAACCAACTCTACAGCTTAGAGAAAAGCCTAACATATTGTTTGCCGGGCAGATTACAGGAGTAGAAGGATATATGGCATCTGCTGCAACGGGCATCATTGCTGGTATAAATGTAGTAAGAATATTAGAAGGTAAAGAACCGCTAGCTCCACCAAAAACTACAATGATAGGTGGGCTTATAAACTACATAACAACAGCAAAAAATGAACTTCAACCAATGGGTCCAAACTACGCACTTCTTCCGGAGCTTGAAGAAAAGATAAAAGGAAAGGAAGAAAGAAAGTTAAAAAAAGCAGAAATTGCACTGAAAGACATAAAAGAATGGGCAAAAGAGATAGAATCAGCTGTTTTTATCTAA
- a CDS encoding molybdenum cofactor biosynthesis protein MoaE has protein sequence MIPQIYIGEDWFTLDEVFKSYSNPECGGVDIFIGVARSAPEDGDVKELHYEAYISMAEKVIKEIIEEAKEKFKIHHAVVHHRTGVVPVGVPSFLVVAWAGHRQEAFSGCRYIVDNVKARAPIWKKEVFNTGQSQWKEQ, from the coding sequence TTGATCCCGCAAATATACATCGGAGAAGATTGGTTTACTTTAGATGAAGTTTTTAAAAGCTACTCTAACCCTGAGTGTGGCGGAGTAGATATATTCATTGGCGTTGCAAGGTCAGCACCGGAGGATGGAGATGTAAAAGAACTTCATTACGAAGCTTATATTTCAATGGCTGAAAAAGTTATAAAAGAAATCATAGAAGAGGCTAAAGAAAAGTTTAAAATACATCATGCAGTAGTACATCATAGAACAGGTGTTGTTCCGGTCGGCGTTCCATCATTTTTGGTAGTTGCGTGGGCAGGACATAGACAGGAAGCTTTTAGTGGATGTAGGTATATTGTTGATAACGTTAAAGCTAGAGCTCCAATTTGGAAAAAAGAAGTATTCAATACAGGACAATCTCAATGGAAGGAACAATAA
- a CDS encoding thioredoxin fold domain-containing protein → MKKSFILLLLPIMFLFYSCNKQSEPKFTVDPNPVIKQAMENKKNLIVIFESETCQYCDKLNREVLKDMEVKQSLIKNNVEIAIVNVDGKRKVLDPEGKKEVDEQTLAGIYRVTGYPTIAVFLPDKNYELYGVVPGFIPKDYFIMLADFVGSKCYQKIDSFQKYVENGGKC, encoded by the coding sequence ATGAAGAAAAGCTTTATTCTACTGCTTCTGCCAATTATGTTTTTATTCTATTCGTGCAACAAACAATCTGAACCAAAGTTTACAGTTGACCCAAACCCTGTGATTAAGCAGGCTATGGAAAATAAGAAAAATCTTATAGTAATCTTTGAATCAGAAACATGTCAGTATTGTGATAAATTAAACAGAGAAGTCTTAAAAGATATGGAAGTCAAACAAAGCTTAATAAAAAATAATGTAGAGATAGCTATCGTTAACGTTGACGGTAAAAGAAAAGTCTTAGACCCGGAAGGGAAAAAAGAAGTTGACGAGCAAACATTAGCGGGAATTTATAGAGTGACAGGATACCCAACAATAGCGGTATTTTTACCGGATAAAAATTATGAGCTCTACGGAGTAGTTCCGGGATTTATTCCGAAAGATTATTTTATAATGCTTGCAGATTTTGTTGGCTCAAAATGTTATCAAAAAATTGATAGCTTCCAAAAGTATGTAGAAAATGGAGGAAAATGTTGA
- a CDS encoding ATP synthase F0 subunit B, which produces MHVEIALDYTLFIQLIIFLVFMVIMKKIYLNPYLEALQERENTVKALIEEANKNNRQAQVILEEVEKLLNKAKEESKKILEQAHHETNQIVADILRKAQEEAEKEIQEAKKDIDRVVEIEMKALDTTINKVAEKIANKILLKEKAA; this is translated from the coding sequence ATGCACGTAGAGATAGCCTTAGATTACACGCTTTTTATTCAACTTATAATATTCCTTGTTTTCATGGTTATCATGAAAAAAATCTATCTCAATCCATACTTAGAAGCTTTACAAGAAAGAGAGAATACGGTTAAAGCATTGATAGAGGAAGCTAATAAAAACAATCGGCAGGCTCAAGTAATACTTGAAGAAGTTGAAAAACTCTTAAATAAAGCAAAAGAAGAAAGTAAAAAAATCTTAGAACAAGCACATCACGAAACAAATCAGATAGTAGCTGATATTTTAAGAAAAGCTCAAGAAGAAGCAGAAAAAGAAATCCAAGAAGCTAAAAAGGATATAGATAGAGTTGTTGAGATAGAGATGAAAGCTCTTGATACAACTATAAATAAAGTAGCTGAAAAAATAGCTAATAAGATATTACTCAAGGAGAAGGCGGCATGA
- a CDS encoding ATP synthase F0 subunit B, with protein MKKVLLFTLLLAGLSFAGEQKESNEGMILFWKAVNTVILLGIVYYFGGKHIKKFLNGRRENVANMVLEAQKMKEDSQKALEDAKRKLEEAKYKLEESIKISKETAEREREHAIMQANEIAERIKMQAKETINIEIRKAEAKLKKYAAEKALEVSKSLIESSINPQTSNELIKKTIKGLEA; from the coding sequence ATGAAAAAAGTATTGTTGTTTACTTTGTTATTAGCTGGCTTATCTTTTGCGGGGGAGCAAAAAGAATCTAACGAAGGTATGATTTTATTTTGGAAAGCGGTAAATACAGTTATTTTGCTTGGGATAGTCTACTACTTCGGCGGAAAGCATATCAAGAAGTTTTTAAATGGCAGAAGGGAAAATGTTGCAAATATGGTTTTAGAAGCACAAAAGATGAAAGAAGATAGTCAAAAAGCTTTAGAAGATGCTAAAAGAAAGTTAGAAGAAGCAAAATATAAACTTGAGGAAAGTATAAAAATATCAAAAGAAACAGCAGAGAGAGAAAGAGAGCATGCTATTATGCAAGCTAACGAAATAGCAGAAAGAATTAAAATGCAGGCTAAAGAAACAATCAACATAGAAATAAGAAAGGCAGAAGCAAAATTAAAGAAATATGCAGCAGAAAAAGCATTAGAAGTATCTAAATCTTTAATAGAGTCTTCAATAAATCCTCAAACTAGCAATGAATTAATTAAAAAGACAATAAAAGGTTTGGAGGCATAA